Genomic DNA from Gammaproteobacteria bacterium:
CGTGAAAATTGGCGAGCCATTTCAGGCAGACTTTTGTCTCTTCTTTGTTTAAACGAGTTTTTCGTGCAGTAAAGCCTGCAGCGTCCAGATCCTCTAGTACGATGATATGTTCATGGTTCTTTGAAGTGGCCGCATAACATTGAGCGACTCTACATGACGAGTGACAGCGCTTGCTCCAGTTTCTGTACCAGTGCATTTCAACATCATAGGATTTGATTTTGCGCTCATGAGAGTTATTTGTATTCCAGCCTCTGGGGTGTACGGCCTTTTCAGGCAATACAATATATTTCAGTACGGCGGACTCTGTTTCTGTGCCAGTAAGAGCGACCCGCACAATTTCTCCGTAACCACTCCAGAGTGTTTGTATGACTTCAATAGGCGTTAAACTTTTAGCGCCGGTAGATTCTAGTACGATATTTTTGAAATACGGGTTCACTTGGCTCTTTAATATTTAATAGGGCCTATCACGAATATTCAGTTTATATAGAATACGGGAGAGCAGGAGTTCAACAATAAAAAATATGACGACAATAGCAATTATCTCTTCAGCGCTCAGATTCAACAGGCTTTGACATGCTAACAGTGGAAACAGTGTTTCCGGCACTTGGTCAATCCCAAGTGCCATACTGCTGGGTGGCATTTTCATGCGGCGTTTGATAAAGCTTGAGAACAGGTCTCCGAGCATGGCTGCGCTCGCAATGATTATACCAATATACCAGTCGAGTCCCAAAAGAAGTGCAAAGAATGGTGTGATGATGATTGATAGAACAACTCCGCGTATTGTCTTTGATTTTCCAAAGAGTGGTTTTCCATCAAAAAAATGAATACCTCCATCGACTGGATAGTTGAAATGTTGCCCTAAAATATTCTTTGCAATAATGGGTATGCCATTGGCAACAATTAATAAAATGAGAAGTTGCAGTATTAATAACATTGCCCTCTATATCAATCTGAGGTCATCTGTTTGCCAAGTTCAGTCAGCTCACGGTTAATTGCATCACTGCTGCCGAGGTTAAGTTCGACAAGGCGTTTCAGGTGACTGATACTTTCCAAGTCAATATGTTTGACTTGCAAACCCAGAAACCTGTCTGTTACATGTTTGATGGATACATCCATATGGATGAGCACATCAATACCTGATTGCAAAAATTCCAGAGTGAATGGGTCACTGGATGTTTCTGTCCATGGGTCTTTGACTTCCACTAATGCGCCTTGAAGTGAAATATCAATGAGGTGACAACACCATTCCTGATGGTCATTTTTAAGAATAACTCGGGTATCAAAGGGAATTCTTCGAAAATGGCGCTGCTCTTTAAACTCTTTTGTCATAGTGATTATCCGTGTCTTGATAGTTAAATTGATATGATCTGATATTTAGCGTCCTGATTAGATCCCAACCTTAGGCGCGACTCACTTAGGAATGCGCACAAATAACTTATATAGCTTTTCAATACTAAAGTCTATTAAGTTCGGCAGCCTTCAGAGTATTGCTTAATAACATGGCGACTGTCATGGGGCCGACTCCACCTGGAACTGGAGTGATCCAGCCCGCGCGTTCAGCGGCGCTATCAAAATCGACATCACCCACTAACTTCCCTGACGCTGCGC
This window encodes:
- a CDS encoding PilZ domain-containing protein — protein: MTKEFKEQRHFRRIPFDTRVILKNDHQEWCCHLIDISLQGALVEVKDPWTETSSDPFTLEFLQSGIDVLIHMDVSIKHVTDRFLGLQVKHIDLESISHLKRLVELNLGSSDAINRELTELGKQMTSD
- a CDS encoding CDP-archaeol synthase, with translation MLLILQLLILLIVANGIPIIAKNILGQHFNYPVDGGIHFFDGKPLFGKSKTIRGVVLSIIITPFFALLLGLDWYIGIIIASAAMLGDLFSSFIKRRMKMPPSSMALGIDQVPETLFPLLACQSLLNLSAEEIIAIVVIFFIVELLLSRILYKLNIRDRPY